Proteins encoded by one window of Candidatus Odinarchaeum yellowstonii:
- a CDS encoding glycosyltransferase family 39 protein, translating into MDWSISSFSGKLRELMTFRREKFKLKNLILYFSIITIFLLALFIRLTPAAYEVILKEFDPYFQFRQTQFIVENGFAAWFNWHDPLSWYPWGRDIASNSYPGLPFAAAAVYLFLTGIGLPISLLEMCWAWPAFMGAFTTVAIYFLGREIGSKKVGLLAAFFLAVIPAYFQRTIAGFFDNETLGILLMVLTTYFYIRAIKRESMFSGLLAGLALAYLTLTWGANIYFFYLIPLSNLILLILRKYKSFYLIPYALVIGIPMLVGSQIPLIGGVNILFNNIGVVSIGVLSILVLYELLNRFRKTDLYLRIKPHILPMIGGVIGVIVIVLVAVNFIAQINVLSPIIGVFTNLSARFISIINPLARSEVYLVASVGEHAVSSWGVFYYYLFIPVFLFPVGVYFILKRVEPYDIILLTALITSLYFAASMIRIILILAPFICLFASYGLVTVMKPFSYIISKEAVAVSTRKMRVAKTVSREYSVVAFGLVFILLAANLWHGMEMSKQFASPEMIGLGAYYDWQESFQWMRNNIGTGKVVLSWWDYGYWITAVANQTSLMDNGTFNQTQIAKLGLALVSNDVEALKILREYGVEYVLVHFGYFIPSLSGDEGKWIWMVRIASDNFPELISESQYYNATSGKPTSKFFDSLIYKLLFYKEPGTYELAYYVSNTMDKLGYPKYQAYPTSQIWKFIGADTSYPIYRVAYLSSHNLVKLYQVDYTILDTWLKIVNTSVYTFLGKTTALVTVKNNGSTPVTLDTSPSSIFINGTKLSVIGGSASIAEGSALMNPGDTCVVKIDVNSPSTIGSQFNTTVSSVEFYGYRKSSEINVVRSAGSFNISIINATAYSNETIFLTVQNTGSEYLTVSKIYVNGSSNGISFTGDLTIAPNQFETYAITLNRVAYPSLNLNVSDIVNLSITTWEGVSASLTGVTVQAPPGYNFTLTNVNAFSNETVLFTVYNNGSYPLDLSHIILSVNLGDFTFYKSSVTALNGSLTVNPGVAVRYKLSWAPSLLDLNQSDTVNITVYTYQGLDYSALNVTVIEPSGYDYILNGQVYDNETAYLTIYNNGSYPVTLSTVTVNDTLVTSITPVNGSMTVNPGAATLYRILWDPFIFNVSSGDYVTLKTVTYEDINRTVSMLVESSNYSMIIDSSLTSVYSNNTLFITLNNTSPSLPISNFTILVENQTSGELQYLTWTGVLNSSESVNLSFQLAQLPALNPGEPVRILVKCVEGASDQITVIVL; encoded by the coding sequence TTATCACCATATTTTTACTGGCGTTATTCATACGTTTAACACCTGCAGCGTATGAAGTAATTTTAAAGGAGTTTGATCCTTATTTCCAATTTCGTCAAACTCAATTCATAGTTGAAAACGGGTTTGCCGCTTGGTTTAACTGGCATGACCCCCTATCATGGTATCCTTGGGGTAGGGATATCGCATCTAATTCTTATCCAGGTTTACCTTTCGCAGCCGCCGCGGTTTATCTCTTTCTGACAGGTATCGGTTTGCCGATCAGTCTATTAGAAATGTGCTGGGCTTGGCCTGCTTTTATGGGAGCTTTCACCACTGTTGCAATTTATTTTCTAGGGAGGGAAATCGGCTCTAAGAAGGTGGGCCTCCTAGCCGCCTTCTTTCTCGCCGTTATACCCGCTTACTTTCAAAGAACGATCGCCGGCTTCTTCGATAATGAAACCCTCGGCATACTTTTAATGGTGTTAACAACCTACTTTTATATTAGAGCTATTAAACGGGAATCAATGTTTTCAGGTTTACTAGCAGGTTTAGCTTTGGCATACTTGACTTTAACATGGGGGGCTAACATCTACTTCTTTTATCTAATCCCTCTTTCTAATTTAATTCTTTTAATTCTTAGAAAATATAAGTCGTTTTACTTAATACCTTACGCTTTAGTGATTGGAATACCTATGCTAGTAGGATCTCAGATTCCTTTAATCGGTGGAGTCAACATATTATTCAATAATATCGGGGTTGTTTCAATAGGTGTACTCAGCATCCTAGTACTATACGAGTTGTTAAACAGATTTAGAAAAACCGACCTTTACCTGAGAATTAAACCTCACATTCTCCCTATGATAGGTGGGGTTATAGGAGTCATAGTTATAGTTTTAGTGGCTGTCAATTTTATAGCTCAAATCAATGTCTTATCCCCTATAATAGGTGTATTCACGAATTTATCAGCCAGATTTATATCTATAATTAATCCATTAGCCAGATCAGAGGTTTATTTAGTCGCCTCAGTAGGGGAGCACGCCGTCTCCTCTTGGGGTGTATTCTACTACTATCTTTTCATACCTGTATTCTTATTCCCGGTGGGGGTTTACTTTATTCTTAAACGTGTAGAACCGTATGATATTATTCTTTTAACAGCTTTAATTACTTCCCTATACTTCGCAGCTTCTATGATTCGTATAATCCTTATTTTAGCTCCATTCATATGTTTATTCGCCTCATACGGGCTTGTAACTGTGATGAAACCCTTCTCATATATTATCAGCAAGGAGGCTGTAGCGGTCTCAACTAGAAAGATGCGTGTGGCTAAAACTGTTTCACGCGAATACAGTGTTGTAGCCTTCGGGTTAGTGTTTATTCTTTTAGCAGCGAATTTATGGCATGGAATGGAAATGTCTAAACAATTCGCCTCTCCTGAAATGATTGGTTTAGGCGCCTACTATGATTGGCAGGAATCTTTTCAATGGATGAGGAATAACATTGGAACAGGTAAAGTTGTACTTTCATGGTGGGATTACGGTTACTGGATAACCGCCGTGGCTAATCAAACTAGTTTAATGGATAACGGGACGTTTAATCAAACGCAAATAGCTAAGCTAGGTTTAGCTTTAGTTTCAAATGATGTGGAAGCTCTTAAAATACTAAGAGAATACGGCGTAGAGTATGTTCTAGTTCACTTCGGCTATTTTATCCCTTCATTAAGCGGGGATGAAGGTAAATGGATTTGGATGGTTAGAATAGCTTCAGATAACTTCCCAGAGCTTATAAGTGAAAGCCAGTACTATAACGCTACATCAGGTAAACCTACATCTAAGTTCTTCGACAGCCTCATATACAAACTATTATTCTATAAAGAGCCTGGGACATATGAGTTAGCATATTATGTAAGTAATACCATGGATAAATTAGGATATCCTAAGTATCAAGCTTATCCAACCAGTCAGATTTGGAAGTTTATTGGAGCTGATACAAGTTATCCTATTTACAGAGTAGCCTACCTCTCCTCCCACAACTTGGTTAAACTCTATCAAGTGGATTATACGATTCTAGATACTTGGCTTAAAATAGTTAACACTTCAGTATACACTTTTTTAGGTAAAACCACAGCTCTCGTAACCGTTAAAAACAACGGCTCAACTCCTGTGACATTAGACACCTCACCGTCCTCTATTTTTATTAACGGAACTAAACTCTCAGTAATCGGCGGTTCAGCATCCATAGCTGAGGGTTCCGCGTTAATGAATCCTGGGGATACCTGCGTTGTTAAAATAGATGTTAACTCGCCTTCCACGATTGGCTCACAATTTAATACTACTGTAAGCTCTGTTGAATTCTACGGCTACCGTAAATCCTCTGAAATCAACGTTGTTAGATCAGCCGGCTCCTTCAACATATCTATTATAAACGCTACCGCTTATAGTAATGAAACAATATTTTTAACTGTTCAAAACACGGGAAGCGAATACTTAACTGTTTCGAAGATTTACGTTAACGGTTCTTCTAACGGAATTAGCTTCACAGGCGATTTAACCATCGCTCCTAACCAGTTTGAAACCTATGCTATTACACTTAACCGGGTCGCCTATCCATCTCTCAATCTCAACGTATCTGACATCGTTAACCTGAGTATAACTACATGGGAGGGTGTTTCCGCTAGTTTAACAGGTGTTACTGTACAGGCGCCACCCGGCTATAATTTCACTTTAACTAATGTTAACGCTTTCAGTAATGAAACTGTTTTATTCACCGTCTACAATAACGGGTCATATCCGTTAGACTTATCCCATATAATATTGAGCGTAAACCTCGGAGACTTCACATTCTATAAATCTAGCGTAACTGCTTTAAACGGTAGTTTAACCGTTAACCCCGGGGTTGCTGTAAGATATAAACTCTCATGGGCGCCTTCACTTTTAGATTTAAATCAAAGTGACACTGTTAATATAACAGTTTACACTTATCAGGGTCTAGATTACTCCGCTCTTAATGTAACTGTTATAGAGCCAAGCGGCTACGATTATATTTTGAATGGTCAAGTATACGATAATGAAACAGCATATCTTACAATATATAACAACGGCTCTTATCCTGTAACTTTGAGCACAGTTACCGTTAATGATACTCTTGTAACTAGTATAACGCCGGTTAACGGTTCTATGACTGTTAACCCCGGAGCAGCTACGTTATACAGAATTTTATGGGATCCGTTTATATTTAATGTGAGTTCAGGCGACTATGTAACTTTGAAAACAGTTACATACGAAGATATTAATAGAACTGTTAGCATGCTTGTAGAGTCCTCTAATTACTCTATGATTATAGACTCTTCTCTAACTTCAGTGTACTCTAATAACACTCTCTTCATAACATTGAATAATACGAGCCCCTCTCTCCCAATTAGTAATTTCACTATCCTAGTTGAAAACCAAACTTCAGGTGAATTACAGTATTTGACATGGACTGGCGTGTTGAATTCAAGTGAATCTGTTAATTTAAGTTTTCAGCTCGCACAGCTACCTGCTTTAAACCCGGGTGAACCTGTTAGAATTCTAGTTAAATGCGTTGAAGGTGCTAGCGATCAGATAACTGTGATAGTTTTATGA
- a CDS encoding exosome complex RNA-binding protein Csl4: MSGEVKTGNLVLPGERLGVIEEYVLGAGTFQENGIIYSSRIGVVLIDNKAKKISVFPKTAKPLIPKKGDIVLGKVITVQGKKALVAIAMIEDKALSSIFTGQVFIRQVTGGYLESIDDMFKIGDIIRATVIDDRDEVYQLSTAGPELGVIKAYCARCGNTLRKINKQLKCDSCGNIEMRKLASDFGQ, translated from the coding sequence ATGAGTGGTGAAGTAAAAACTGGGAATTTAGTGCTACCTGGAGAGAGACTTGGGGTTATAGAAGAGTATGTTTTAGGCGCCGGGACGTTTCAAGAAAACGGTATAATATATTCTTCGAGAATAGGGGTTGTCCTAATAGATAATAAAGCTAAAAAAATCTCAGTTTTCCCTAAAACTGCAAAGCCTCTTATACCTAAAAAAGGAGATATTGTTTTAGGCAAAGTGATCACAGTTCAAGGTAAGAAAGCGCTTGTAGCTATCGCGATGATCGAAGATAAGGCTTTATCATCTATTTTCACAGGTCAAGTGTTCATAAGGCAGGTTACAGGCGGCTACCTTGAATCCATAGATGACATGTTTAAAATAGGTGATATAATACGAGCCACTGTTATAGATGATAGAGATGAGGTTTATCAGCTTTCAACAGCAGGCCCTGAGCTGGGTGTTATAAAAGCTTACTGTGCTAGATGCGGGAATACTCTTAGAAAAATAAATAAACAATTAAAGTGTGATTCCTGCGGGAACATTGAGATGAGAAAGCTTGCAAGCGACTTCGGACAGTAG
- a CDS encoding 30S ribosomal protein S27e yields the protein MKELIPEPKSKFLKVKCLECNSEQIVFGCAATVIKCEACGRVIAEPTGGKTRFKTKIVTVL from the coding sequence GTGAAAGAGTTGATACCGGAACCTAAAAGTAAATTTTTAAAGGTTAAATGCTTAGAATGCAACTCTGAACAGATCGTTTTTGGATGTGCTGCAACTGTTATCAAGTGTGAAGCATGCGGGCGAGTCATAGCTGAGCCTACCGGTGGTAAAACTAGATTTAAAACTAAAATAGTCACAGTATTATAA
- a CDS encoding transcription factor S, giving the protein MDFCDECGGLLYPTSDKELKCRRCGKTFIKNNEPNSTEEIAIKKTLVHGPKSKTYIVKEDVNTMPTVKAECPKCNNKLAYYWQVQTRAADEPSTSFFRCTVCGYTWREY; this is encoded by the coding sequence TTGGATTTTTGCGATGAATGTGGAGGTCTATTATATCCTACCTCTGATAAAGAATTAAAGTGCAGGAGATGTGGTAAAACTTTCATAAAAAATAATGAACCTAACTCTACAGAGGAGATTGCAATTAAAAAAACGTTAGTTCACGGACCTAAAAGTAAAACATATATTGTGAAAGAAGACGTCAACACTATGCCAACCGTGAAAGCGGAGTGCCCTAAGTGCAATAATAAATTAGCGTACTACTGGCAGGTTCAAACTCGAGCTGCCGATGAACCATCCACTAGTTTTTTCAGATGCACTGTCTGCGGTTATACGTGGAGAGAGTATTAA
- a CDS encoding translation initiation factor IF-2 subunit alpha, producing the protein MVKTRREVPSEGDLLLCTVTDITSHGAYAELDEYPGLKGFIHLSEIASSWIKNIRNFVKEGQKIVTKVLKVNKEKKQIDLSLRRVTEQQKREKIQAWKRAQNAEGILRLAANKLGKTLDEAYQQVGWRLEDKYGEIYTGLQEIKKRGLEALKEAEIPEEWRDIIYKEALEHVEIPTVKMKAQIEVTCYKPDGVDSIKKSLIKGLEELKKEEGVKGRIFLVGSPRYQFEIEAPDYKTAERVLTNAASEIIKTIKSLGGEGNWKKIT; encoded by the coding sequence TTGGTAAAAACTAGAAGAGAAGTCCCCTCTGAGGGTGACTTACTTTTATGCACGGTCACAGATATCACATCTCACGGAGCCTACGCGGAATTAGACGAATACCCCGGTTTAAAAGGTTTCATTCACTTATCTGAAATCGCATCAAGTTGGATAAAAAACATAAGAAATTTTGTGAAAGAAGGCCAGAAAATAGTCACAAAAGTTCTTAAAGTGAACAAAGAAAAAAAACAGATTGATTTATCACTTAGAAGAGTGACAGAGCAACAAAAGAGAGAGAAAATTCAAGCTTGGAAACGTGCACAGAACGCTGAAGGCATACTAAGATTAGCTGCAAATAAACTCGGTAAAACTTTAGACGAAGCCTATCAGCAAGTTGGTTGGAGACTAGAAGACAAATATGGTGAAATATACACTGGTTTACAAGAGATTAAAAAAAGAGGTCTAGAAGCGCTTAAAGAGGCGGAAATCCCTGAGGAGTGGAGGGATATAATATATAAGGAAGCATTAGAACACGTTGAAATACCTACTGTGAAAATGAAAGCTCAAATAGAGGTCACATGTTATAAACCGGATGGCGTAGATTCTATAAAAAAATCGCTTATAAAAGGTTTAGAAGAGTTAAAGAAGGAGGAGGGGGTTAAAGGTCGTATATTTTTAGTAGGTTCACCGAGATACCAGTTTGAAATCGAAGCCCCTGATTATAAAACAGCTGAAAGAGTTTTAACGAATGCAGCTAGTGAAATTATTAAAACTATTAAAAGTTTAGGCGGAGAAGGAAACTGGAAGAAAATAACCTAG
- the pcn gene encoding proliferating cell nuclear antigen (pcna): MFKIKFADAKFWRNISEALSSLVDEGSFTVNPTGIKMRAMDPSHIAMVDFELPSEAFQQYECAKEVKIGLNLDEMVKIMRRAAAGDALEIAAEGTLDRLHIKFIGKAVRRFSLSLIDIQAENIPTPNIDFKSIVTMTTDALRQAIEDAQIISDHIKLVMEGETLILKAAGDTGEVEIKLTKDEESVLSVTSKENSTATYSLEYLNDIMKGAATSNIVELSFSTNMPIKLVFPIEKGGITYYLAPRVEAE; this comes from the coding sequence ATGTTTAAAATAAAATTCGCAGACGCTAAATTTTGGAGAAACATCTCAGAAGCTCTCTCATCTCTAGTAGATGAGGGTAGTTTCACAGTCAACCCTACTGGAATAAAAATGAGAGCGATGGATCCATCACATATAGCTATGGTTGACTTCGAATTACCAAGCGAGGCCTTCCAACAATATGAATGCGCTAAAGAGGTTAAAATAGGTTTAAACCTTGATGAAATGGTCAAAATTATGCGGCGAGCGGCCGCGGGAGACGCCTTAGAAATAGCCGCTGAAGGGACACTAGACAGGCTTCACATAAAATTTATAGGCAAAGCAGTTAGAAGGTTCAGTCTTTCACTAATAGATATTCAAGCAGAGAATATTCCAACACCTAATATCGACTTCAAATCAATTGTGACAATGACCACAGATGCTTTAAGACAGGCTATTGAAGACGCCCAGATTATAAGCGATCATATAAAGCTCGTAATGGAGGGGGAGACTTTAATTTTAAAAGCTGCAGGGGATACAGGCGAAGTAGAGATAAAACTTACAAAAGACGAGGAGTCAGTTTTATCAGTTACCAGTAAAGAAAACTCTACGGCCACATACTCGCTAGAGTATCTTAACGATATTATGAAAGGGGCGGCGACATCCAATATAGTTGAATTAAGTTTTTCAACTAACATGCCTATTAAACTAGTATTCCCTATTGAGAAAGGCGGTATAACATATTATTTAGCGCCACGCGTTGAAGCTGAATGA
- a CDS encoding DNA-directed RNA polymerase subunit L: MKVNFVKKSKKELELEIDGEGHTLFNPIRKALFKDKSVVFAGYHVEHPIIGQTRFLIKTDGSKTAKEALIDAIDSLKNEIKDLREAFLESKKS, encoded by the coding sequence TTGAAGGTTAATTTTGTTAAAAAATCTAAAAAAGAGCTTGAATTAGAAATCGACGGTGAAGGTCATACTTTATTTAACCCGATTAGGAAAGCTTTATTCAAAGATAAAAGCGTGGTTTTCGCAGGTTACCATGTGGAGCATCCTATAATAGGTCAGACGAGATTTCTGATTAAAACAGATGGAAGTAAGACAGCTAAAGAAGCTTTAATAGACGCTATTGATAGTTTAAAGAATGAGATTAAAGATCTTAGAGAGGCGTTTTTAGAAAGTAAAAAAAGCTAA
- a CDS encoding 50S ribosomal protein L44e has product MKMVKTVNTYCPRCKTHTEHAVSLYKKGRDSPLAEGARRYARKKAGYGSQPKPIQKKFAKTTKKQLLKYKCKECGYVIQRRGIRLKKLEFT; this is encoded by the coding sequence ATGAAAATGGTTAAAACTGTTAACACGTACTGCCCTAGATGTAAAACACACACCGAGCATGCGGTTTCACTATATAAAAAGGGCAGAGACAGCCCCTTAGCTGAGGGTGCTAGAAGATATGCTAGGAAGAAGGCAGGGTATGGAAGTCAACCTAAACCAATTCAGAAAAAATTCGCTAAAACAACAAAGAAGCAGCTGTTAAAATATAAGTGCAAAGAATGCGGTTACGTTATACAAAGAAGAGGTATAAGACTTAAAAAATTAGAGTTCACGTAA
- a CDS encoding DUF99 family protein, which translates to MVKQFIRALGVDDTSFQLRADAYTSIVGAVYRGRGILEDVLTSIIEVDGLDSTEKIVEMIKGSKHLNQLRAIFLSGITFGGFNTVNIKELYQVLKIPVIVILEKKPDYERIKVAASRTKNYDRIITYIKEAGEVTPVQTSKGRIYIQLSGSNINNALKLISLFQVNSKIPEPLRVAQLIAKIFKRENTLIKSS; encoded by the coding sequence ATGGTGAAACAGTTTATTAGAGCCTTAGGAGTAGACGACACCTCCTTCCAGCTTAGAGCAGACGCTTATACTAGTATAGTAGGCGCTGTATATAGAGGTAGGGGAATTTTAGAAGATGTTTTAACGAGTATCATAGAAGTTGATGGATTAGATTCAACTGAGAAAATCGTAGAGATGATTAAAGGTTCAAAGCATTTAAACCAGCTGAGAGCGATCTTTCTTTCAGGAATAACTTTCGGAGGGTTTAACACAGTTAATATAAAAGAGTTATACCAGGTATTGAAAATACCAGTCATAGTTATCTTAGAGAAAAAACCTGATTACGAGAGAATTAAAGTGGCTGCTAGTAGAACTAAAAATTATGATAGAATAATAACTTATATAAAAGAGGCCGGGGAGGTTACACCTGTTCAAACATCTAAGGGAAGAATTTACATTCAATTATCAGGCTCAAATATTAATAACGCCTTAAAATTAATATCGCTTTTTCAAGTGAACAGTAAGATACCGGAGCCGCTAAGAGTAGCACAGTTAATAGCAAAAATTTTTAAGAGAGAGAATACACTAATTAAAAGTTCATAG
- a CDS encoding GTP-binding protein, translated as MQTLKTSEVIKIAITGLPGVGKTTITNLLTNRKIPLKHDPTIGVNFSNIKLDELNTILSVFDFAGQERFSFIIDDLIKGSKIILLVTDSTPQNILNSIPLLNKLKIIAPNSKIIGIANKQDIKGALSPERVANILGLETYGMIAIDSREKVHMYRVLINALKSIN; from the coding sequence TTGCAAACATTAAAAACAAGCGAAGTAATAAAAATAGCTATAACAGGTCTCCCGGGTGTAGGTAAAACAACAATCACCAATCTTTTAACGAACAGAAAAATACCATTAAAGCATGATCCCACTATAGGGGTTAATTTCTCAAATATTAAACTTGATGAACTTAACACCATCCTATCAGTATTCGATTTTGCAGGTCAGGAGAGATTCAGCTTCATAATAGATGATTTAATAAAAGGTTCAAAAATAATTTTGTTAGTGACTGATTCAACACCGCAGAACATTTTAAACAGTATACCACTACTCAACAAGCTCAAAATCATCGCCCCTAATAGTAAAATAATAGGGATAGCGAACAAACAAGATATAAAAGGCGCTTTAAGCCCTGAAAGAGTCGCGAACATACTAGGTTTAGAAACATACGGGATGATCGCAATCGACAGTCGTGAAAAAGTCCACATGTACAGAGTTTTAATAAACGCTTTAAAATCAATTAACTAA
- a CDS encoding RNA-protein complex protein Nop10, with translation MTKYLRKCTVCGKYTILKEICPYCSNPTRTPHPAKFSLTDNYGVYRRKLKRMDEDKS, from the coding sequence ATGACGAAGTATCTTAGAAAGTGCACTGTATGCGGAAAATATACTATTTTAAAGGAGATATGCCCTTACTGCTCGAACCCTACTAGAACACCTCACCCGGCTAAGTTTTCTTTAACAGATAATTATGGGGTGTATAGGAGAAAATTAAAAAGAATGGATGAAGATAAATCATAA
- the eno gene encoding phosphopyruvate hydratase, with protein MFNKPIAIKRIHARQILDSRGNPTIEVDVLTETGALGRAAVPAGASKGRYEAVELRDGDLKNYHGKSVLKAVRNVNEAISKKLLGFNVLAQTEIDRILIELDGTENKSNLGANAILGVSLASAHAAANSLNIPLFEYLHINSGKYILPVPFMNIINGGTHAGNKLSIQEFLIAPTGAKSFCEAVRMGSEVYHTLKNILVKKYGVAAKNIGDEGGFAPPMNFTFEALEALSTAIEETGYRVSKDISLAIDAAASVFYEKEYYYIDGERFTPHQMIDYYKQLYKKYRVVSIEDPFEENQFDLFKELTRELNNKVQIIGDDIFTTNINRLLEGIKIGAANSILLKINQIGTLTEAFNTAKKAFEHNYSVMVSHRSGETEDTSIADIAVALSCGQIKSGAPARSERTAKYNQLIRIEERLGHNAVYPTNKIGLIER; from the coding sequence ATGTTCAATAAACCCATCGCTATAAAGCGAATACACGCGCGGCAAATATTAGATTCTAGAGGTAACCCGACTATCGAAGTTGACGTTTTAACGGAGACAGGCGCTTTAGGGCGGGCGGCTGTTCCAGCAGGGGCTTCTAAAGGCAGATATGAAGCTGTGGAGCTGAGGGATGGTGATTTAAAAAATTATCATGGTAAAAGCGTTTTAAAAGCTGTTAGAAATGTTAACGAAGCGATCTCTAAAAAACTTTTAGGCTTTAACGTTTTAGCTCAAACTGAAATAGATCGGATTCTTATAGAATTAGACGGAACAGAGAATAAAAGCAACCTTGGAGCTAACGCTATACTAGGTGTATCTTTAGCTTCAGCTCACGCTGCAGCTAACTCTCTAAATATTCCTTTATTCGAATATTTACACATAAACTCGGGTAAATATATTCTACCGGTTCCCTTTATGAATATTATCAATGGGGGAACTCACGCAGGTAATAAATTATCTATTCAAGAGTTTCTTATAGCACCTACAGGTGCTAAATCTTTTTGTGAAGCTGTTAGAATGGGATCAGAAGTATACCACACGTTAAAAAACATCCTCGTGAAAAAATACGGTGTAGCCGCTAAAAATATAGGAGATGAGGGGGGTTTCGCTCCTCCTATGAACTTCACGTTTGAAGCGCTTGAAGCTCTCTCCACAGCGATAGAGGAGACCGGTTACAGAGTTTCAAAAGATATCAGTCTAGCTATAGATGCGGCTGCTAGTGTATTCTATGAAAAAGAATATTACTATATAGATGGCGAGCGCTTCACTCCGCATCAAATGATAGACTACTATAAACAACTGTACAAAAAATATAGGGTGGTTTCGATAGAAGACCCGTTCGAAGAAAACCAGTTTGATCTCTTCAAAGAGTTAACGCGCGAATTAAATAATAAAGTGCAGATAATCGGTGACGATATTTTCACAACCAATATTAACCGCCTTCTCGAAGGGATAAAGATTGGCGCCGCTAACAGCATACTACTTAAAATAAATCAGATAGGGACTCTAACTGAAGCTTTTAACACAGCTAAAAAAGCGTTCGAACACAACTACTCGGTGATGGTGAGTCATCGATCAGGTGAAACAGAGGATACTAGCATCGCCGATATAGCTGTAGCTCTCTCATGCGGCCAGATTAAAAGCGGGGCTCCAGCTAGATCAGAGCGGACTGCAAAATATAATCAATTGATAAGAATCGAGGAAAGACTTGGCCATAACGCAGTATATCCAACTAATAAAATAGGGTTAATAGAGCGCTGA